One genomic region from Amycolatopsis sp. FBCC-B4732 encodes:
- the tkt gene encoding transketolase codes for MSETAPTSENNPLLRRNVPADWTDTDTRAVDTVRVLAADAVENCGSGHPGTAMSLAPLAYTLFQRTLRHDPNDQNWPGRDRFVLSAGHSSLTLYIQLFLAGYGLELEDLKQLRKWGSKTPGHPEYRHTDGVETTTGPLGQGLANAVGMAMAARRERGLLDPDAAPGESIFDHYIYAIASDGDIEEGVTSEASSIAGRQELGNLIVFWDDNKISIEDDTNIALSEDTVARYEAYGWHTQVVEGGEDVVAIEEAIKAAKAETGRPSFIALRTVIGYPAPKKMGTGKAHGAALGAEEVAAVKEILGFDPEQSFQVDDDVLKHTRQALERGKTAHAEWTQKFEAWGQANPERKKLADRMSTRTLPEGFADNLPKWEPDAKGIATRKASGEVLNALADPLPELWGGSADLAESNNTTMKGADSFGPEKAATDMWQANPYGRTLHFGIREHAMGSILNGIALHGGTRPYGATFLIFSDYMRPPVRLAALMKAPVTYVWTHDSIGLGEDGPTHQPIEQLSALRAIPGLNVVRPADANETAYAWKAVLEDVHHPSGLALTRQNVPVLEGTSAEGVAKGGYVLADSDGTPDVVLIATGSEVQLAVEAKKTLEADGVKARVVSMPCVEWFDAQDAAYRESVIPAGVKARVSVEAGIAQSWHRFTGDAGVNVSIEHFGASADAATLFREFGFTTEAVVDAARRSIANTKNS; via the coding sequence GTGTCCGAAACTGCCCCTACCAGCGAGAACAACCCACTCCTCCGGCGTAACGTCCCCGCCGACTGGACCGACACCGACACCCGCGCCGTGGACACCGTCCGGGTGCTCGCCGCGGACGCGGTCGAGAACTGTGGCAGTGGCCACCCCGGCACCGCGATGAGCCTGGCGCCGCTGGCCTACACGCTCTTCCAGCGCACGCTGCGTCACGACCCGAACGACCAGAACTGGCCGGGCCGCGACCGGTTCGTGCTTTCGGCGGGCCACTCGAGCCTGACCCTCTACATCCAGCTGTTCCTCGCCGGCTACGGCCTCGAGCTCGAGGACCTCAAGCAGCTGCGCAAGTGGGGCTCCAAGACCCCGGGGCACCCGGAGTACCGGCACACCGACGGCGTCGAGACCACCACCGGGCCGCTCGGCCAGGGCCTGGCCAACGCCGTGGGCATGGCGATGGCCGCCCGCCGCGAGCGCGGCCTGCTGGACCCGGACGCCGCGCCCGGCGAGAGCATCTTCGACCACTACATCTACGCCATCGCGTCCGACGGTGACATCGAAGAGGGCGTCACCTCCGAGGCCTCGTCCATCGCGGGCCGCCAGGAGCTGGGCAACCTCATCGTCTTCTGGGACGACAACAAGATCTCGATCGAGGACGACACCAACATCGCGCTGTCCGAGGACACCGTCGCGCGCTACGAGGCCTACGGGTGGCACACCCAGGTCGTCGAGGGCGGCGAGGACGTCGTGGCGATCGAGGAGGCCATCAAGGCCGCCAAGGCCGAGACCGGCCGCCCGTCGTTCATCGCGCTGCGGACCGTCATCGGCTACCCGGCCCCGAAGAAGATGGGCACCGGCAAGGCGCACGGCGCCGCGCTGGGCGCCGAAGAGGTCGCCGCGGTCAAGGAGATCCTCGGCTTCGACCCGGAGCAGTCCTTCCAGGTCGACGACGACGTGCTCAAGCACACCCGCCAGGCGCTCGAGCGCGGCAAGACCGCGCACGCCGAGTGGACGCAGAAGTTCGAGGCGTGGGGCCAGGCCAACCCGGAGCGCAAGAAGCTGGCGGACCGCATGTCCACCCGCACGCTGCCCGAGGGCTTCGCCGACAACCTGCCGAAGTGGGAGCCGGACGCCAAGGGCATCGCGACCCGCAAGGCCTCCGGTGAGGTGCTCAACGCCCTCGCCGACCCGCTGCCGGAGCTGTGGGGCGGCTCGGCCGACCTGGCCGAGAGCAACAACACCACGATGAAGGGCGCCGACTCGTTCGGTCCCGAGAAGGCCGCCACCGACATGTGGCAGGCCAACCCGTACGGCCGGACGCTGCACTTCGGCATCCGCGAGCACGCCATGGGCTCGATCCTCAACGGGATCGCGCTGCACGGCGGCACCCGCCCGTACGGCGCGACGTTCCTCATCTTCTCCGACTACATGCGCCCGCCGGTCCGGCTGGCCGCGCTGATGAAGGCGCCGGTCACCTACGTCTGGACGCACGACTCGATCGGCCTCGGCGAAGACGGGCCGACGCACCAGCCGATCGAGCAGCTCTCCGCGCTGCGCGCGATCCCGGGCCTCAACGTCGTCCGCCCGGCGGACGCCAACGAGACCGCGTACGCGTGGAAGGCCGTGCTGGAGGACGTCCACCACCCGTCCGGCCTGGCGCTCACCCGCCAGAACGTGCCGGTGCTCGAAGGCACCAGCGCCGAGGGCGTCGCCAAGGGCGGGTACGTCCTGGCCGACTCCGACGGCACCCCGGACGTGGTGCTCATCGCCACCGGCTCCGAGGTCCAGCTCGCCGTCGAGGCGAAGAAGACCCTCGAGGCCGACGGCGTCAAGGCGCGCGTCGTCTCGATGCCGTGCGTCGAGTGGTTCGACGCGCAGGACGCGGCCTACCGCGAATCCGTCATCCCGGCCGGTGTGAAGGCCCGCGTGTCCGTCGAGGCGGGCATCGCCCAGTCGTGGCACCGCTTCACCGGTGACGCCGGGGTGAACGTTTCGATCGAGCACTTCGGCGCCTCCGCCGATGCCGCCACACTGTTCCGTGAGTTCGGTTTCACCACGGAGGCAGTCGTCGACGCGGCCCGCCGCTCGATCGCCAACACCAAGAATTCCTGA
- a CDS encoding heme A synthase — protein MPFTSLVARLPFPSAAVQRAVGIAAVLAQALIGVTGSIVRVTGSGLGCPTWPQCVAGSLVPKHDSGIDALNQWIEFGNRLLTGVVIAVAAVAVITAWRVQIDHPGRKRLVKLAWTMPGGVVLQAVVGGLTVLAKLEWWTVAIHFLATTPLVWLAVLLLRAFREGDEPARSLVPASGRGILVALAVVMWLVLAAGTTVTGAGPHSGDINTHRLDAPVEALAQVHGGLLVLYLLLLAVFGLQLMRVGAPKSLWQRYTAVWVVALAQGGLGSLQYALGVPEAMVSFHVLGAMAVIIATATLWTGSRDRGPAVSLAPAPRELAAA, from the coding sequence TGCCGTTCACCAGCCTCGTCGCCCGCTTGCCGTTTCCGTCCGCCGCCGTGCAGCGGGCCGTCGGGATCGCCGCGGTCCTCGCGCAGGCGCTGATCGGCGTCACCGGCTCCATCGTGCGCGTCACCGGGTCCGGGCTCGGCTGCCCGACCTGGCCGCAGTGCGTCGCCGGCAGCCTCGTGCCGAAGCACGACTCCGGCATCGACGCGCTCAACCAGTGGATCGAGTTCGGCAACCGGCTGCTCACCGGCGTCGTCATCGCCGTGGCCGCGGTCGCCGTCATCACCGCGTGGCGCGTGCAGATCGACCACCCGGGCCGCAAGCGCCTGGTGAAGCTGGCCTGGACGATGCCCGGCGGCGTCGTGCTGCAGGCCGTCGTCGGCGGCCTCACCGTGCTCGCGAAGCTGGAGTGGTGGACGGTCGCGATCCACTTCCTCGCCACGACCCCGCTCGTCTGGCTCGCCGTCCTGCTGCTGCGCGCGTTCCGCGAAGGCGACGAACCCGCGCGGTCGCTGGTCCCCGCGTCCGGCCGGGGCATCCTGGTCGCGCTGGCCGTCGTGATGTGGCTGGTCCTCGCGGCGGGCACCACGGTCACCGGCGCCGGCCCGCACAGCGGCGACATCAACACCCACCGCCTCGACGCCCCGGTGGAGGCGCTCGCTCAGGTCCACGGCGGGCTCCTGGTGCTCTACCTGCTGCTGCTCGCGGTGTTCGGCCTCCAGCTGATGCGCGTCGGCGCGCCGAAGAGCCTGTGGCAGCGCTACACGGCGGTCTGGGTGGTCGCGCTGGCGCAGGGCGGCCTCGGCTCGCTGCAGTACGCGCTGGGCGTGCCGGAGGCGATGGTGTCGTTCCACGTCCTCGGCGCGATGGCGGTCATCATCGCGACGGCGACCCTGTGGACCGGCAGCCGCGACCGCGGCCCGGCGGTCTCGCTGGCACCGGCCCCGCGCGAACTCGCGGCCGCCTGA
- a CDS encoding RimK family alpha-L-glutamate ligase: MSPTAVLVSCSELPTGDGDDDAVVPALSALGFSVAWAPWDSSFDFSSADAVILRAPWDYASRRPEFLAWCESVPALLNSADVVRWNTDKSYLAELLDAGLAVVPTALVQPGDPARFPASDFVVKPSVGAGSRGAARFAGGADASSHVASLHSEGHTALIQPYQSSVDTSGELALVYLGGIYSHAFSKGAMLGSTLDASGLYLSEELAPASPPAEAVALAEDVLDAASALLGILRAELLYARVDLVNGADGMPLLLELELTEPSLGFRQTDPAAPMRFASAVRQQLA, translated from the coding sequence GTGAGCCCCACCGCGGTCCTGGTCAGCTGCTCGGAGCTCCCCACGGGTGACGGCGACGACGACGCCGTGGTGCCCGCTTTGTCGGCGCTGGGCTTTTCGGTGGCCTGGGCCCCGTGGGACTCGTCGTTCGACTTTTCCTCGGCGGACGCGGTGATCCTGCGCGCGCCCTGGGACTACGCGTCCCGGCGCCCGGAGTTCCTCGCCTGGTGCGAGTCGGTCCCGGCCCTGCTCAATTCCGCGGACGTGGTCCGCTGGAACACGGACAAGTCGTACCTGGCGGAGCTGCTCGACGCGGGCTTGGCGGTGGTGCCCACCGCGCTGGTCCAGCCCGGTGACCCGGCCCGGTTCCCCGCGTCGGACTTCGTGGTGAAGCCTTCGGTGGGAGCGGGTTCACGCGGCGCGGCCCGGTTCGCCGGCGGTGCCGACGCCTCGTCACACGTGGCTTCGCTGCACTCCGAGGGGCACACGGCGCTGATCCAGCCTTATCAGTCCAGTGTGGACACTTCGGGCGAACTGGCCTTGGTGTACCTGGGCGGCATCTACTCGCACGCCTTCTCGAAGGGTGCGATGCTGGGGTCCACATTGGACGCTTCGGGGTTGTACCTCTCGGAGGAGCTGGCTCCGGCTTCACCGCCGGCGGAAGCGGTGGCCCTGGCCGAGGACGTCCTCGACGCGGCTTCGGCGTTGCTGGGGATCCTGCGCGCGGAGCTGCTGTACGCCCGGGTGGACCTGGTGAACGGGGCGGACGGGATGCCGCTGCTGCTGGAGCTGGAGCTGACGGAGCCGTCATTGGGCTTCCGCCAGACCGACCCGGCCGCGCCGATGCGCTTCGCATCGGCGGTGCGGCAGCAGCTGGCGTAG
- a CDS encoding FKBP-type peptidyl-prolyl cis-trans isomerase: protein MQKIGKIVVVAAAALSLAACGQDAKTEPASAPPTAAPTSDAAAPATQSKGRECTADDIKTTGKFGEKPEITIPADCDPPKKLITKDLSEGTGNPAKTGQQLKMNYLLVTWSDKKVLDNSYDRGETFDLNLGAGEVIPGWDQGLAGIKQGGRRLLIIPPDLAYGEGGRGIKPNETLVFVTDAVTVPGTQG, encoded by the coding sequence ATGCAGAAGATCGGGAAGATCGTGGTCGTCGCCGCGGCGGCGCTGTCGCTGGCCGCATGCGGCCAGGACGCCAAGACCGAGCCGGCCTCGGCGCCCCCCACCGCGGCGCCGACGTCGGACGCCGCCGCCCCGGCGACCCAGAGCAAGGGCCGCGAGTGCACGGCGGACGACATCAAGACGACGGGGAAGTTCGGCGAGAAGCCCGAAATCACCATCCCGGCCGACTGTGACCCGCCGAAGAAGCTGATCACGAAGGACCTGTCCGAGGGCACCGGCAACCCGGCCAAGACGGGCCAGCAGCTGAAGATGAACTACCTGCTGGTGACGTGGTCGGACAAGAAGGTGCTGGACAACTCCTACGACCGCGGCGAGACGTTCGACCTGAACCTGGGCGCGGGCGAGGTCATCCCGGGCTGGGATCAGGGCCTGGCGGGCATCAAGCAGGGCGGCCGCCGCCTCCTGATCATCCCGCCGGACCTCGCGTACGGCGAGGGCGGCCGGGGCATCAAGCCGAACGAGACGCTGGTGTTCGTCACCGACGCCGTCACGGTGCCCGGCACCCAGGGCTGA
- the tal gene encoding transaldolase, with product MSNDKLAQLSEAGVSIWLDDLSRERLNTGNLADLIRDKHVVGVTTNPTIFANAMSKGDAYDERTKELAAQGADVEATIRDLTTTDVRNAADLFRDVYTATNGVDGRVSIEVDPRLAKDTDKTVAEAKDLWKTVDRPNVLIKIPATEEGLPAITATLAEGISVNVTLIFSVERYKKVIEAYFAGLEQAKANGHDLRGIHSVASFFVSRVDTEIDKRLDAIGTDEAKALRGKAAVANARLAYAAFEELFATDRWKALAADGAHAQRPLWASTGVKNPDYSPTLYVDDLVVKDTVNTMPEKTLDAVAEHADLKGDRVTGHGKDAQQVFDQLEAVGIDITDVFLVLENEGVEKFEKSWTELLDTVNGQLEKAKG from the coding sequence ATGAGCAACGACAAGCTCGCGCAGCTGTCCGAGGCCGGTGTATCGATCTGGCTCGACGACCTCTCGCGTGAACGCCTCAACACCGGCAACCTCGCGGACCTGATCCGCGACAAGCACGTCGTCGGCGTCACGACCAACCCGACGATCTTCGCCAACGCGATGTCGAAGGGTGACGCCTACGACGAGCGCACGAAGGAGCTCGCCGCCCAGGGCGCCGACGTCGAGGCGACCATCCGGGACCTGACGACGACCGACGTGCGCAACGCCGCCGACCTGTTCCGCGACGTCTACACCGCCACGAACGGCGTCGACGGCCGCGTTTCGATCGAGGTCGACCCGCGCCTGGCCAAGGACACCGACAAGACGGTGGCCGAGGCGAAGGACCTGTGGAAGACCGTCGACCGGCCGAACGTGCTGATCAAGATCCCGGCCACCGAAGAGGGCCTGCCGGCGATCACCGCGACGCTGGCCGAGGGCATCAGCGTCAACGTCACGCTGATCTTCTCCGTCGAGCGCTACAAGAAGGTCATCGAGGCCTACTTCGCCGGTCTCGAGCAGGCGAAGGCCAACGGCCACGACCTGCGCGGCATCCACTCGGTCGCGTCGTTCTTCGTCTCCCGCGTGGACACCGAGATCGACAAGCGCCTGGACGCCATCGGCACCGACGAGGCCAAGGCCCTGCGCGGCAAGGCGGCCGTCGCCAACGCGCGGCTTGCCTACGCGGCCTTCGAGGAGCTCTTCGCGACCGACCGCTGGAAGGCCCTCGCGGCCGACGGCGCCCACGCGCAGCGCCCGCTGTGGGCCTCGACCGGCGTGAAGAACCCGGACTACTCGCCGACGCTCTACGTCGACGACCTGGTCGTCAAGGACACCGTCAACACCATGCCGGAGAAGACCCTTGACGCGGTCGCGGAGCATGCTGACCTCAAGGGCGACCGGGTCACCGGGCACGGCAAGGACGCGCAGCAGGTCTTCGACCAGCTCGAGGCCGTCGGCATCGACATCACCGACGTCTTCCTGGTGCTGGAGAACGAGGGCGTCGAGAAGTTCGAGAAGTCGTGGACCGAGCTTCTGGACACCGTGAACGGGCAGCTCGAGAAGGCGAAGGGCTGA
- a CDS encoding acyl-CoA desaturase yields the protein MTSRAAPKPLISHRRGTGEMIVLKSFLLVPFAALLIAVPLVWGWGMTWVDLILAAVFYVFATLGVTVGYHRYFTHGAFKASRPLRVALAIAGSMAVQGSVIFWVASHRRHHAFADREGDPHSPWLFGTSPSALLRGFWHAHMGWMFGREVTNADRFAPDLVADNDLRWVNRYFWLWITLSLALPAVLGGLITWSWWGFVTAFFWAGLVRIAFLHHVSWSVNSVCHLIGERPFASRDKAANFWPLAVLSMGESWHNSHHADPTCARHGVLRGQVDISARVIRTFEQLGWATDVRWPRADRLAAKRA from the coding sequence ATGACCTCGCGCGCCGCCCCCAAGCCGCTGATCTCCCATCGCCGCGGCACGGGCGAGATGATCGTGCTCAAGTCGTTCCTGCTGGTGCCCTTCGCGGCGCTGCTCATCGCGGTCCCGCTGGTCTGGGGCTGGGGCATGACCTGGGTCGACCTGATCCTCGCGGCGGTGTTCTACGTCTTCGCGACGCTGGGCGTGACGGTCGGCTACCACCGCTACTTCACGCACGGCGCGTTCAAGGCCTCGCGGCCCCTGCGGGTGGCGCTGGCCATCGCGGGCAGCATGGCGGTCCAGGGTTCGGTGATCTTCTGGGTGGCCAGCCACCGCCGCCACCACGCGTTCGCCGACCGCGAGGGCGACCCGCACTCCCCCTGGCTGTTCGGCACATCGCCGTCGGCGCTGCTGCGCGGCTTCTGGCACGCGCACATGGGCTGGATGTTCGGCCGCGAGGTGACCAACGCGGACCGCTTCGCCCCGGACCTGGTGGCGGACAACGATCTTCGCTGGGTGAACCGCTACTTCTGGCTGTGGATCACGCTGAGCCTGGCGTTGCCGGCGGTGCTCGGCGGGCTGATCACGTGGTCGTGGTGGGGTTTCGTGACGGCGTTCTTCTGGGCGGGTTTGGTGCGCATCGCGTTCCTGCACCACGTTTCGTGGTCGGTCAACTCGGTGTGCCACCTGATCGGCGAGCGCCCGTTCGCGAGCCGCGACAAGGCGGCGAACTTCTGGCCGCTGGCGGTGCTGTCGATGGGCGAGTCCTGGCACAACTCGCACCACGCGGACCCGACCTGCGCGCGGCACGGGGTGCTGCGGGGGCAGGTGGATATCTCGGCGCGGGTGATCCGGACGTTCGAGCAACTGGGCTGGGCGACGGATGTGCGCTGGCCGCGAGCGGATCGGCTGGCCGCCAAGCGAGCCTGA
- a CDS encoding heme o synthase yields MSLVNAAHGRSEDTSAVHPTGERPHGDRRSIRRVVGAYAALAKPRVIELLLVTTIPAMFLAGRQIPSPWLVLATLVGGTMAAGSANALNCVIDADIDKVMNRTKRRPLVKDSVPRRGALVFGLVMGVASAVVLYLTVNLLSAILAVATILFYIFVYTLGLKRRTSQNVVWGGAAGCMPVVIGWAAVTGTVQWPAFVMFGVIFFWTPPHTWALGMKYRDDYERAGVPMLPVVATAQHVARQIVIYSWVMVAWTLLLLPVTSWLYGTFAILAGGWFLFYAHSLQAAVRRGEETKPMALFHRSNTYLMIVFVALAVDSAIGLPTLGLPF; encoded by the coding sequence ATGTCGTTGGTGAACGCTGCGCACGGACGCAGTGAAGACACCAGCGCCGTGCACCCGACCGGTGAGCGACCGCACGGTGACCGGCGAAGCATCCGCCGGGTCGTCGGCGCCTACGCCGCGCTGGCGAAGCCGCGGGTCATCGAGCTCCTTCTGGTGACCACCATCCCGGCGATGTTCCTCGCCGGCCGTCAGATCCCCTCGCCGTGGCTGGTGCTGGCCACGCTGGTCGGCGGGACGATGGCCGCGGGCAGCGCGAACGCGCTCAACTGCGTGATCGACGCGGACATCGACAAGGTGATGAACCGCACGAAGCGCCGTCCGCTGGTCAAGGACTCGGTGCCCCGCCGGGGCGCGCTGGTCTTCGGCCTGGTCATGGGCGTCGCGTCGGCCGTGGTGCTCTACCTCACGGTCAACCTGCTGTCGGCGATCCTCGCGGTCGCGACGATCCTCTTCTACATCTTCGTCTACACGCTCGGCCTGAAGCGGCGCACGTCGCAGAACGTGGTCTGGGGCGGTGCGGCGGGCTGCATGCCGGTCGTCATCGGCTGGGCCGCGGTCACCGGCACCGTGCAGTGGCCGGCGTTCGTGATGTTCGGCGTCATCTTCTTCTGGACGCCGCCGCACACCTGGGCGCTGGGCATGAAGTACCGCGACGACTACGAGCGCGCCGGCGTCCCGATGCTGCCGGTGGTCGCCACCGCCCAGCACGTCGCCCGCCAGATCGTCATCTACTCGTGGGTGATGGTGGCGTGGACGCTGCTGCTGCTCCCGGTGACTTCGTGGCTGTACGGCACCTTCGCGATCCTCGCCGGCGGCTGGTTCCTCTTCTACGCGCACAGCCTGCAGGCGGCGGTGCGGCGTGGTGAAGAGACCAAGCCGATGGCGCTGTTCCACCGCTCGAACACGTACCTGATGATCGTGTTCGTCGCGCTGGCCGTCGACTCGGCGATCGGCCTGCCCACCCTCGGCCTGCCGTTCTGA
- a CDS encoding quinone oxidoreductase: MPTAVQVTKTGGPEVLEAAEVDVRAPQAGELLVDVAAAGVNYIDTYQRQGIYPMELPFVLGLEGAGTVVEAGADTGFAAGDRVAWQGSIGSYAARKIVPASVAVRVPEGVSLETAAATMLQGITAHYLVASTFEVKAGHDVLVHAAAGGVGLLLVQLAKARGARVIGTVSTEEKGKLAREAGADEVIRYDRDDFAKLTRELTGGDGVDVVYDGVGKDTVDGSLASLKVRGLLALFGASSGPVPPLDPQRLNSGGSLYLTRPTSVHYTRTREELDWRSKELFDAIQAGDLTIRIGGKYPLADARKAHEDLQGRRTTGKLLLIP; the protein is encoded by the coding sequence ATGCCCACCGCAGTGCAGGTGACGAAGACCGGCGGCCCGGAAGTGCTCGAAGCGGCCGAAGTGGACGTCCGGGCCCCGCAGGCCGGCGAGCTGCTGGTCGACGTCGCCGCGGCCGGGGTGAACTACATCGACACCTACCAGCGCCAGGGCATCTACCCGATGGAGCTGCCGTTCGTCCTCGGGCTCGAGGGCGCCGGCACGGTCGTGGAGGCGGGCGCCGACACCGGCTTCGCGGCCGGTGACCGCGTCGCGTGGCAGGGCTCGATCGGCAGCTACGCGGCCCGCAAGATCGTGCCGGCTTCGGTGGCCGTGCGGGTGCCCGAGGGCGTCTCCCTCGAGACCGCCGCCGCGACGATGCTGCAGGGCATCACCGCGCACTACCTGGTCGCCTCGACCTTCGAGGTCAAGGCGGGCCACGACGTGCTGGTGCACGCGGCCGCCGGCGGCGTCGGGCTGCTCCTGGTCCAGCTGGCGAAGGCGCGCGGCGCCCGCGTCATCGGCACGGTGTCGACCGAGGAGAAGGGGAAGCTCGCCCGGGAGGCCGGCGCCGACGAGGTGATCCGCTACGACCGCGACGACTTCGCCAAGCTCACCCGCGAGCTGACCGGCGGCGACGGTGTCGACGTCGTCTACGACGGCGTGGGCAAGGACACCGTCGACGGCAGCCTCGCCAGCCTCAAGGTCCGCGGCCTGCTCGCGCTGTTCGGCGCCTCGAGCGGCCCGGTCCCGCCGCTCGACCCGCAGCGCCTCAACTCCGGCGGCTCGCTGTACCTGACCCGCCCGACGTCGGTGCACTACACGCGCACGCGCGAGGAGCTCGACTGGCGCTCGAAGGAGCTGTTCGACGCCATCCAGGCGGGCGACCTGACCATCCGCATCGGCGGGAAGTACCCCCTGGCCGACGCGCGCAAGGCCCACGAAGACCTCCAGGGCCGCCGCACCACCGGCAAGCTCCTGCTCATCCCCTGA
- a CDS encoding ATP-binding domain-containing protein encodes MSSDDFSAELAREQAYVTTLYAKLDAERVEAQRRLDETLRQTGGTPQARTERDVATTLYTDRLAQLGSVEQGLAFGRLDFVPDSAEETTYIGRLGLFDEDDDYKPLLVDWRAPVARPFYLATAASPEGVRRRRHLRSLTRKVTGFDDEVLDLTAADQGQDLGLAGEAALLAALEQRRTGEMSDIVATIQAEQDRIIRAPLGGVMVVQGGPGTGKTAVALHRAAYLLYTHRQQLTTRGVLVVGPNSTFLRYIGQVLPSLGETGVLLATIGQLYPGLDADGVESREAAEVKGRLVLADVLANAVRDRQRVPEPVLEIEYEHDVLRLDRKTCTDARTRARRSRRPHNPARRLFVSDVLDALTRQAARKLGDDLLDGQDVADIRAELAADENVAAALDSLWPVLTPEGVLDDLFADRERLSSAVRKLLSPEERALLESGRDARWTPADVPLLDELAELIGVDDTEARVERKRREREDRAYAEGVLDILEQDEEIIDEELLRVSDVLDAELFAERQVARSELTAAQRAAQDRTWTFGHVIVDEAQELSAMDWRLLMRRSPNRSMTLVGDVAQTGAAGGARSWGEVLSPYVADRWRLEELTVNYRTPAEIMAVAARVLREVDPSLSAPSSVRETGVAPWSERPASLESALPELVARELSEVDGGTVAVLVPAARLDAVSALLGASDERLSVLTVERSKGLEFDSVVLVAPDEVVAGSPRGLNDLYVALTRATRRLGVVRTGDEVPALSVLG; translated from the coding sequence TTGTCTTCGGACGACTTCTCCGCCGAGCTCGCCCGCGAGCAGGCGTACGTCACCACCCTTTACGCGAAGCTCGACGCCGAACGCGTCGAAGCCCAGCGCCGCCTCGACGAGACGCTGCGCCAGACCGGCGGGACCCCGCAGGCCCGCACCGAGCGCGACGTCGCCACGACGCTGTACACCGACCGGCTGGCCCAGCTCGGCTCCGTCGAACAGGGGCTGGCCTTCGGCCGGCTCGACTTCGTCCCCGACAGCGCCGAGGAAACCACCTACATCGGCCGGCTCGGGCTGTTCGACGAAGACGACGACTACAAGCCGCTGCTCGTCGACTGGCGGGCGCCGGTCGCGCGGCCGTTCTACCTCGCCACCGCGGCGTCACCCGAAGGGGTGCGCCGGCGGCGGCACCTGCGGTCGCTGACCCGCAAGGTCACCGGCTTCGACGACGAGGTCCTCGACCTCACCGCCGCCGACCAGGGCCAGGACCTCGGGCTGGCCGGCGAGGCGGCGCTGCTGGCGGCGCTGGAGCAGCGGCGCACGGGTGAGATGAGCGACATCGTCGCGACCATCCAGGCCGAGCAGGACCGGATCATCCGCGCCCCGCTGGGCGGCGTCATGGTCGTGCAGGGCGGGCCGGGCACCGGCAAGACCGCCGTCGCCCTGCACCGCGCGGCCTACCTCCTCTACACGCACCGCCAGCAGCTCACGACCCGCGGCGTGCTGGTCGTCGGGCCGAACAGCACGTTCCTGCGCTACATCGGCCAGGTGCTGCCCTCGCTCGGCGAGACCGGCGTGCTGCTGGCCACCATCGGGCAGCTCTACCCGGGCCTGGACGCCGACGGCGTCGAATCCCGCGAAGCCGCCGAGGTCAAGGGCCGGCTGGTGCTGGCCGACGTGCTCGCCAACGCCGTCCGGGACCGCCAGCGCGTGCCCGAGCCGGTGCTGGAGATCGAGTACGAGCACGACGTGCTGCGGCTGGACCGCAAGACGTGCACCGACGCCCGGACCCGCGCCCGCCGCTCGCGGCGCCCGCACAACCCGGCGCGGCGCCTGTTCGTCTCCGACGTCCTCGACGCGCTGACCCGCCAGGCCGCGCGGAAGCTGGGGGACGACCTCCTCGACGGGCAGGACGTGGCCGACATCCGGGCCGAGCTGGCGGCGGACGAGAACGTCGCGGCGGCGTTGGACTCGCTGTGGCCGGTGCTGACCCCGGAAGGGGTGCTCGACGACCTGTTCGCCGACCGCGAACGGCTCTCGAGCGCGGTCCGGAAGCTGCTGTCGCCCGAGGAGCGCGCCCTGCTGGAGAGCGGGCGCGACGCGCGCTGGACCCCGGCCGACGTGCCCCTGCTCGACGAGCTGGCCGAGCTGATCGGCGTCGACGACACCGAGGCCCGCGTCGAGCGCAAACGCCGTGAGCGCGAGGACCGCGCGTACGCCGAGGGCGTGCTCGACATCCTCGAACAGGACGAGGAGATCATCGACGAGGAGCTGCTGCGCGTCTCCGACGTCCTCGACGCCGAGCTGTTCGCCGAGCGCCAGGTCGCGCGCAGCGAGCTGACCGCGGCCCAGCGGGCGGCGCAGGACCGGACCTGGACGTTCGGGCACGTGATCGTCGACGAGGCCCAGGAGCTCTCGGCGATGGACTGGCGGCTGCTCATGCGCCGCTCGCCCAACCGCTCGATGACGCTGGTCGGCGACGTCGCCCAGACCGGCGCGGCGGGCGGGGCGCGGTCGTGGGGCGAGGTGCTCTCGCCGTACGTCGCGGACCGGTGGCGGCTGGAGGAGCTGACCGTGAACTACCGCACGCCCGCGGAGATCATGGCGGTGGCCGCGCGGGTGCTGCGCGAGGTCGACCCGTCGTTGTCGGCGCCGTCTTCGGTGCGGGAGACCGGGGTCGCGCCGTGGTCGGAGCGCCCGGCGTCGCTGGAGTCGGCGTTGCCGGAGCTGGTGGCCCGCGAACTGTCCGAAGTGGACGGCGGGACGGTGGCGGTGCTGGTGCCCGCGGCCCGGCTCGACGCGGTTTCGGCGCTGCTCGGGGCGTCGGACGAACGGCTGAGCGTGCTGACGGTCGAGCGGTCCAAGGGCCTGGAGTTCGACTCGGTGGTGCTGGTGGCGCCGGACGAGGTCGTCGCGGGCTCGCCGCGCGGGCTCAACGACCTGTACGTGGCCCTGACGCGTGCGACCCGGCGGCTCGGCGTGGTCCGGACCGGTGACGAGGTACCGGCACTCTCCGTGCTTGGCTAG